In one Leptospira fletcheri genomic region, the following are encoded:
- a CDS encoding LIC10421/LIC12816 family protein has translation MKVNKTISLLLIAGFLASSSVFAVSQDTEDRLLEQALVSAAVTKEQKVAVGTYLKALAQQKMERVEELRALARRSTGGKFLASNAQSEKFLKQAAALEREAQRTQEFLNNL, from the coding sequence ATGAAAGTTAACAAAACGATTTCTCTTCTTCTAATCGCTGGTTTCTTAGCTAGTTCTTCCGTATTTGCAGTTTCGCAAGATACTGAAGATCGTTTGCTTGAGCAAGCCCTAGTTTCTGCAGCAGTCACCAAGGAACAAAAAGTTGCCGTTGGGACCTACTTAAAAGCTCTTGCTCAACAAAAGATGGAGCGTGTGGAAGAGTTGAGAGCTCTTGCAAGACGTTCTACTGGTGGTAAATTTCTGGCTAGCAATGCTCAATCGGAAAAATTTCTGAAACAAGCCGCTGCTTTGGAAAGAGAAGCTCAGAGAACTCAAGAATTTTTGAACAACCTTTAA
- a CDS encoding sugar phosphate nucleotidyltransferase — MNISKEAVAVVLAAGKGTRMKTDQPKVAVSLNGKPLLNHVLDHLREAGVADIVVVVGYKKEDVQALCNGIEGIKFAEQKEQLGTAHAVLSAESAVNGHRGPILVACGDVPMISGETFRALVQTHVENGFAATLLSAKVDQPKGYGRIVRNGSGEVVAIVEEKDATDEQRKIEEINTGTYVFSSDSLFESLKKIGNSNAQGEYYLPDLVALYKKEGKKLGAVVLKDSGESQGVNSPQDLEALAEILNGGARA, encoded by the coding sequence ATGAATATCTCAAAGGAAGCTGTTGCCGTGGTTCTCGCTGCCGGCAAGGGAACCCGCATGAAAACCGACCAACCCAAGGTCGCGGTTTCCTTGAACGGTAAACCTCTCTTGAATCATGTACTCGACCACTTGCGGGAAGCGGGGGTCGCAGATATCGTCGTAGTCGTAGGTTATAAAAAAGAAGACGTTCAAGCTCTTTGTAACGGAATTGAGGGAATCAAATTCGCGGAGCAAAAAGAGCAACTCGGGACCGCCCACGCGGTATTGAGTGCGGAATCCGCAGTAAATGGGCATAGAGGTCCGATTTTGGTCGCTTGCGGAGACGTTCCGATGATTTCGGGAGAAACGTTCCGCGCATTGGTCCAAACCCACGTTGAAAACGGTTTTGCGGCCACCCTACTATCTGCAAAGGTGGACCAACCCAAGGGATACGGTCGTATCGTAAGAAACGGTTCCGGAGAAGTCGTCGCGATCGTGGAAGAGAAGGACGCTACGGACGAGCAGAGGAAAATAGAGGAAATCAATACCGGGACGTACGTTTTCAGTTCCGATTCCCTATTCGAATCCCTCAAAAAAATCGGAAATAGCAATGCGCAGGGAGAATACTATCTCCCGGATCTAGTGGCTTTATACAAAAAGGAAGGCAAGAAGTTGGGCGCGGTAGTGCTGAAAGATAGCGGCGAAAGTCAGGGGGTCAACTCACCTCAGGACCTGGAGGCTCTGGCGGAAATCCTAAACGGAGGAGCTCGAGCATAA
- a CDS encoding 4-(cytidine 5'-diphospho)-2-C-methyl-D-erythritol kinase: MLSPAKINLGLEIPFKRIDGYHEIRSVFLRIDWGDDIRIEPLDPGRFELVSENEIILEKRRLYDEVSEKGDQTKNILFKTFQKIRSRYRELPGVRIHLSKRIPPAAGLGGGSSNAASLLSFFFGLTSEFSSDGLNDLAAAVGADVPFFLSEGHALVSGKGEILQEIEIHSGQGVLALTPQVLSTAEMYAGLKKPLQADLPSKNWTSLAKDVGFALKEGNWADLEGKLVNDFEPLAFQTFPELGRLKERFLANGASYSSLTGSGSCIYGLVQGLEIRDELLAKMRAEFPDLTFVSFNY, from the coding sequence TTGTTATCCCCCGCAAAGATAAATCTCGGATTGGAAATTCCGTTTAAGAGAATCGACGGTTACCATGAGATTCGGAGCGTCTTTCTTCGGATCGATTGGGGAGACGATATTCGAATCGAGCCTTTGGATCCAGGTAGATTCGAGTTGGTTTCGGAAAACGAAATCATTTTGGAAAAGCGTCGGCTCTACGACGAGGTCTCCGAAAAAGGGGACCAAACAAAAAACATCCTATTTAAAACCTTTCAGAAAATCCGTTCCAGATACAGAGAACTCCCCGGAGTGCGGATCCATCTGAGCAAAAGAATTCCACCTGCCGCCGGATTGGGAGGCGGATCCAGTAATGCAGCGTCTCTTTTGTCGTTTTTTTTCGGGCTGACTTCCGAGTTTAGTTCCGACGGATTGAACGACCTGGCGGCCGCAGTGGGCGCCGACGTTCCTTTTTTCTTAAGCGAGGGGCATGCTTTGGTTTCAGGAAAAGGGGAGATCCTCCAAGAGATAGAAATTCATTCCGGACAGGGAGTTCTTGCCTTAACGCCCCAGGTTCTATCCACAGCTGAAATGTACGCCGGACTCAAAAAACCTTTACAAGCCGACCTGCCCTCGAAAAACTGGACTTCTCTAGCCAAAGACGTCGGATTTGCTCTAAAAGAGGGGAATTGGGCGGATTTGGAGGGAAAGCTCGTAAACGACTTCGAGCCGTTAGCCTTCCAAACCTTTCCGGAACTCGGGAGATTGAAGGAGCGCTTTTTGGCAAACGGAGCCAGCTACTCTTCCTTGACCGGTTCCGGATCTTGCATCTACGGATTGGTTCAAGGATTGGAGATTCGGGACGAACTGCTTGCGAAAATGCGGGCGGAATTTCCTGATCTTACGTTTGTTAGCTTTAATTATTAA
- a CDS encoding helix-turn-helix transcriptional regulator gives MEQQEEFESDPELGIEPREMNPTESRLLTLLFNFFQFPEGLTLSGLKDIMGEFYDNENKDSDRRKLSRDIQELESLGFRIRYYPQKHDKDFVYVLETDPWAKSLRFDPNELREISAVLLEAYSESPRYELYTAAQKIFAGELGFFPELKEEPREISDESGQIAFSVLEALKNRSPLRLKYFKTFPEDSYFIEVDPVRLLRRGGEDYYLLAYDRSEKIKKRLILTKILEAEILEGDFIYQKRGAKAETWEDQIVHAALFPVHEPRKVSLLCKSEALVKAKQFLSGIPLTQEGNMIRFECTNLEGLLPFLWKEGSALEKIEPEELKKRLKDSLSFLAESYGSDFS, from the coding sequence ATGGAACAACAGGAAGAATTCGAGTCCGATCCCGAACTGGGAATCGAGCCGAGGGAAATGAATCCGACGGAATCCCGTCTTCTCACACTGCTCTTTAATTTCTTTCAGTTTCCGGAAGGACTGACCCTTTCCGGATTAAAGGACATTATGGGAGAATTCTATGATAACGAGAACAAGGACTCGGATCGAAGAAAACTTTCCCGAGACATCCAGGAATTGGAATCCTTAGGTTTTCGAATTCGGTACTATCCTCAAAAGCACGACAAAGATTTTGTTTATGTTTTGGAAACCGATCCTTGGGCAAAATCTCTGCGATTCGATCCGAATGAGCTGAGAGAAATCTCCGCTGTCCTCTTGGAAGCGTATTCCGAGTCTCCCAGATACGAACTCTATACGGCGGCGCAGAAGATATTCGCGGGAGAATTGGGTTTTTTTCCGGAATTGAAAGAAGAGCCTCGGGAGATTTCCGACGAATCCGGACAGATCGCTTTTTCCGTTTTGGAGGCGCTAAAAAACCGAAGCCCTCTCCGGCTGAAATATTTTAAGACCTTTCCCGAGGATTCGTATTTTATAGAAGTCGATCCTGTCCGTTTGCTCAGAAGAGGAGGAGAGGATTATTATCTTTTGGCCTACGATCGCTCCGAAAAGATCAAGAAAAGGTTGATCCTAACCAAGATTTTGGAAGCGGAAATCCTGGAAGGCGACTTCATTTATCAAAAGAGGGGAGCTAAGGCCGAGACCTGGGAAGACCAGATCGTCCACGCGGCCCTCTTTCCCGTACACGAACCCAGGAAGGTCTCTTTGCTTTGCAAGAGTGAAGCCTTGGTAAAAGCCAAACAGTTCTTGTCCGGAATTCCTCTGACTCAGGAAGGAAATATGATCCGCTTCGAATGCACCAATCTGGAAGGATTGCTTCCTTTTTTATGGAAAGAAGGTAGTGCTCTGGAAAAGATAGAACCGGAAGAATTAAAGAAGAGGCTTAAGGATTCCCTTTCGTTTCTCGCGGAAAGTTACGGTTCCGATTTTTCTTAA
- a CDS encoding helix-turn-helix transcriptional regulator — protein MNPTTRKLQTKLALIGLLRENRRMTLEDLSKYSGVKEISDLKKELGKLYMVGSYPYTPDQLVEIDYDGETIGIRLPNRMQEGLTMSVREWSGIRSLLLEEEQKEVDPERRQILLSSLRKIHTVLPSSGILDSGELKSQLTEAIERQKSVLLEYQAQGETSPVKRKVDPWGLLSYKEEYLIGFCHTRNAPRSFRLDSILTFERTEEKSIQVPDQERKKAISRLKQFLRSSGKEGAVAEIFHTAEVYFNLHRRFGLERTKESVRIRGTVFYLSRTNIRNEDWFLSTLKGFGNSVILKSPTSLKQRLQAYWKEQLGEIET, from the coding sequence ATGAATCCTACGACGAGGAAATTACAGACAAAATTGGCGTTGATCGGTCTTTTGCGGGAAAATCGTCGGATGACTTTGGAGGATCTTTCCAAATATTCCGGTGTAAAGGAAATCTCGGATCTGAAAAAGGAATTGGGAAAACTCTACATGGTCGGTTCCTATCCTTATACTCCGGACCAGCTCGTGGAAATCGATTATGACGGAGAGACCATCGGAATTCGGTTGCCGAATCGGATGCAGGAAGGCTTGACCATGAGTGTCCGCGAATGGTCAGGAATTCGTAGCTTGTTATTGGAAGAGGAACAGAAAGAAGTCGATCCGGAACGCAGACAAATCCTTCTTTCCTCTTTGCGGAAGATCCATACCGTCCTACCTTCCTCGGGAATTTTGGATTCGGGAGAATTGAAATCGCAATTAACGGAAGCGATCGAAAGACAAAAATCCGTTCTTTTGGAGTACCAAGCTCAGGGTGAAACTTCTCCCGTAAAACGGAAGGTGGATCCTTGGGGGCTATTGAGTTATAAGGAAGAGTATCTGATCGGATTTTGTCATACTCGCAATGCACCTAGGTCTTTTCGCTTGGATTCGATTTTGACCTTCGAAAGGACGGAAGAAAAATCGATTCAGGTTCCCGACCAGGAAAGGAAAAAGGCGATCTCTAGGTTGAAGCAATTTCTGAGATCCTCGGGAAAGGAAGGTGCGGTCGCCGAGATTTTCCATACTGCGGAAGTTTATTTCAACCTTCACCGTCGTTTCGGTTTGGAAAGAACGAAAGAGTCCGTCCGGATTCGGGGAACGGTGTTTTATCTTTCTCGAACGAATATCCGAAATGAAGACTGGTTTTTATCCACGTTAAAAGGGTTCGGGAACAGCGTGATTCTAAAAAGCCCGACGAGTTTGAAGCAAAGATTGCAGGCGTATTGGAAGGAGCAACTCGGTGAAATAGAAACCTGA
- a CDS encoding NAD-dependent epimerase/dehydratase family protein codes for MRERKMKILITGATGFLGQRIVYLLKKEGGNEIYALARNQKSAKNIEKMGIKVVYGDLGEPVVLKKSLEELSPNAILHLAAEIATQRNTKLLWQVNHEGTKNLYEAAKGLGLKRFLFASTVVVGEAGGELLSEEKPLNVETEYGKTKQASEAMLLKAYQTESFPAVILRPSHIYGPGGWFADLIKDMKIGLFRIPGSGKNYWDVVHVDDVAAAFVKALHSGKAGEIYHIADDTPVLMEDFFNEAGSYLGKRKIGHAPIFLANLLRGKDPVRAATRSARSSNTKLKGLGWKPEYPDYRSGLKHTFQSMA; via the coding sequence ATGAGAGAACGCAAAATGAAAATATTGATCACCGGCGCGACCGGATTTTTAGGCCAAAGGATCGTATACCTACTCAAAAAGGAGGGCGGAAATGAAATCTATGCTCTCGCAAGAAATCAAAAATCCGCAAAGAATATCGAGAAGATGGGGATCAAAGTCGTTTATGGCGATTTAGGAGAACCTGTGGTTCTGAAAAAATCCCTGGAGGAACTCTCTCCGAACGCGATTCTCCATTTAGCCGCCGAAATCGCAACACAGAGAAATACGAAATTATTGTGGCAGGTCAATCATGAAGGAACCAAAAACCTCTACGAGGCTGCGAAAGGTCTCGGCTTAAAGCGCTTCCTTTTTGCGAGCACGGTAGTCGTAGGAGAAGCGGGAGGAGAACTGCTTTCGGAGGAAAAACCGCTGAATGTCGAAACGGAATACGGCAAAACCAAACAGGCCTCGGAAGCGATGCTCTTAAAGGCCTACCAAACTGAATCCTTTCCCGCAGTGATCCTCAGACCCTCTCATATCTACGGACCCGGAGGATGGTTCGCGGATTTGATAAAAGATATGAAGATCGGATTGTTTCGAATCCCCGGATCGGGCAAAAACTATTGGGACGTGGTACATGTGGACGACGTCGCGGCAGCCTTTGTCAAAGCGCTTCATTCCGGCAAAGCGGGGGAAATCTATCATATCGCTGACGACACTCCGGTTTTGATGGAGGACTTTTTCAACGAAGCGGGAAGCTATTTAGGAAAACGTAAAATAGGGCACGCTCCGATCTTTCTGGCAAACCTACTGAGAGGGAAGGATCCGGTTCGCGCTGCGACCAGGTCGGCCCGCAGTTCCAATACCAAATTAAAAGGCCTAGGCTGGAAACCCGAATATCCGGATTATCGTTCCGGTCTAAAACATACGTTCCAGAGCATGGCTTGA
- a CDS encoding LA_3751/LA_3752 family putative glycosyltransferase gives MSPFLDSGRFRTLSFFLLVLSPLLFLFLLKPVEQLYSDHLAKFVLGESISRSGFVSGELELPSSKLDPESEFCPTECIRIRGKIVSPFPVALGFVYALILPWGGITGVYVVNAILVSTTIFILSMLWRRNLLFLFILVFGSPFVVNGYFFPDVGLACLLFFSGVALVLKNRTRGSSLPFLFAGFLSASSGWFRIESIGFCLSFTAFLIFDAVRGSRDRISVLGFSIGILLGLSFLIGMQTFFYGLPLGPRFSFNQPTMFLSPLAKLEIYRGLLFFSFNRLGFFAYMPLFFFLFWFSLYFLFSSRGFLRSQEEAVDSTKGGNLLIQSGIAGFIGLVAAAPNDGIIDFGTRYLHLTIPCFAGFVLTFLDKLKSKPRWEKAGKILVFCCILFSSYITVKYTSILAKYGKRTTVLHKIYTEQKPDLIAVQIRTYSQILGENFFEVPCVTLFDGTSLDKFFLRNDPGKFDKILFVQAKVLMDPATLSEAPFVKNPYFNSVVSRLGNDFEPSLVGNLPDVIIFSMQRKRIRQ, from the coding sequence GTGTCCCCTTTTTTAGACTCGGGTCGCTTTCGGACTCTTTCCTTCTTCCTTCTGGTTTTGTCTCCCTTATTGTTTCTGTTTTTATTGAAACCGGTGGAGCAGTTATATTCGGATCACTTGGCTAAATTCGTTTTGGGGGAATCCATCTCTAGAAGCGGTTTTGTGTCCGGCGAGCTGGAGTTGCCTTCCTCGAAATTGGATCCGGAATCGGAATTTTGCCCGACCGAATGCATTCGCATCAGAGGCAAGATCGTAAGTCCCTTTCCGGTGGCCTTAGGTTTCGTGTATGCACTGATTTTACCCTGGGGCGGAATCACCGGGGTTTATGTAGTGAATGCGATTCTTGTTTCCACTACGATTTTTATTCTTTCCATGCTATGGAGAAGGAATCTTCTTTTTCTATTCATACTGGTCTTCGGCTCCCCGTTCGTGGTAAACGGTTATTTTTTTCCGGATGTGGGGCTTGCTTGCTTGCTATTTTTCTCAGGCGTCGCCCTCGTTCTAAAAAATCGAACTCGAGGAAGCTCTTTACCGTTTTTGTTTGCGGGATTCTTATCGGCTTCTTCCGGATGGTTTCGAATCGAATCCATCGGATTCTGCCTTTCCTTTACGGCATTTCTAATTTTCGATGCCGTGCGAGGATCCAGAGATCGGATTTCCGTTTTAGGATTTTCTATCGGGATTTTGCTCGGTCTTTCGTTTTTGATCGGGATGCAAACCTTCTTCTACGGACTCCCTCTCGGCCCTAGATTTTCTTTTAATCAACCGACGATGTTCCTTTCTCCTTTGGCAAAGCTGGAAATTTATCGTGGGCTTCTTTTTTTCAGTTTTAATCGGTTGGGCTTTTTTGCCTACATGCCTTTGTTCTTCTTTTTATTTTGGTTTTCCCTGTATTTTCTCTTTTCCTCTCGAGGTTTTTTGCGCTCTCAAGAGGAAGCGGTCGATTCGACGAAAGGCGGGAATCTTTTGATCCAGTCCGGAATTGCGGGTTTTATCGGCCTTGTGGCGGCGGCTCCGAACGATGGGATTATTGATTTCGGCACTAGATACTTGCATTTGACGATTCCTTGTTTTGCCGGATTTGTTCTTACCTTCCTGGACAAGTTAAAATCCAAGCCTAGGTGGGAAAAGGCGGGAAAGATTCTCGTTTTTTGTTGTATTCTTTTTTCCTCATATATTACCGTGAAGTACACTTCCATACTTGCGAAATACGGCAAACGCACAACAGTCCTGCATAAGATTTACACCGAGCAGAAACCGGACCTGATTGCGGTTCAGATCCGTACGTATTCCCAGATCTTGGGGGAGAATTTTTTCGAAGTTCCTTGCGTGACTCTTTTTGACGGAACATCTTTGGATAAGTTTTTCCTGAGGAACGACCCCGGGAAATTCGATAAGATTTTGTTCGTCCAAGCCAAGGTATTGATGGACCCTGCGACTCTTTCGGAGGCTCCTTTCGTGAAGAACCCCTACTTCAATTCCGTAGTTTCCCGTTTGGGAAATGATTTCGAGCCGTCTCTAGTAGGGAATCTGCCGGACGTCATCATCTTTTCTATGCAAAGAAAAAGGATCCGGCAGTAG
- a CDS encoding VOC family protein, with translation MRYLHAMIRVFDLDSALDFFCDKLGLVQTRQSEHPEGKFTLVFLSDGSSNAPEIELTYNWEQKDRYTSGRNFGHLAFEVENIYETCERLVSKGITINRPPRDGRMAFVRSPDSISVELLQKGKSLAPAEPWKSMQNTGEW, from the coding sequence ATGCGCTATTTGCACGCTATGATTCGAGTCTTTGATCTAGATTCCGCATTGGATTTCTTTTGCGACAAACTCGGCTTGGTCCAAACGAGACAGAGCGAACATCCGGAAGGAAAATTTACCCTGGTATTTCTCTCTGATGGATCGTCTAACGCACCCGAGATCGAACTAACTTATAACTGGGAACAAAAGGACAGATACACATCGGGCAGAAACTTCGGACACCTTGCCTTCGAAGTGGAAAACATTTACGAAACGTGTGAACGTCTGGTATCCAAAGGGATTACGATCAACAGACCGCCTCGCGACGGAAGAATGGCTTTTGTTCGCTCTCCCGATTCGATCTCGGTGGAATTGTTGCAAAAAGGAAAGTCGCTGGCGCCTGCCGAACCTTGGAAAAGCATGCAGAATACCGGAGAGTGGTAG
- a CDS encoding ribose-phosphate diphosphokinase: MNEIAVFSGSSNRSIAEEICSELKIAPGKINLRKFSDGEIAVKIEENVRGRDIFLIQSTSAPANDHLMELLLIMDALRRASANSISVVMPYYGYGRQDRKVEPRVPISARVVADLIEVMGPTRMITMDLHADQIQGFFKVPVDNLHFNPVLVEYFRNKNIEDLVIVSPDSGGAERARSFGKKVNATLAIIDKRRPKANVSEVMHVIGEIEGKNCILLDDMIDTAGTICKAADALLKNGAKSVYCAASHGVLSGEAVDRLNSTPFVEVVLSNSIEIPESKKISKLKTLSVAPLFSAAIQRISTNQSVSDLFI, from the coding sequence ATGAACGAAATAGCGGTCTTTTCCGGCTCCTCCAACCGTTCGATAGCGGAAGAAATTTGTAGCGAACTCAAAATCGCTCCAGGTAAAATCAATCTTCGAAAATTTTCCGACGGTGAGATTGCGGTCAAAATCGAGGAGAACGTGCGTGGAAGGGACATATTCCTGATCCAGTCCACTTCCGCTCCTGCAAACGACCATTTGATGGAACTTCTTCTCATCATGGACGCTCTAAGAAGAGCCTCCGCAAACAGTATTTCCGTAGTGATGCCATACTACGGATACGGCCGCCAGGATAGAAAGGTGGAGCCTAGGGTTCCGATTTCTGCCAGAGTGGTTGCCGATCTGATCGAGGTGATGGGGCCGACCCGAATGATTACCATGGATCTGCACGCGGATCAAATCCAGGGATTCTTCAAAGTTCCCGTGGATAACCTCCATTTCAACCCGGTATTGGTGGAGTATTTTAGGAACAAGAATATCGAGGATTTGGTGATCGTGTCCCCGGATTCCGGCGGAGCGGAGCGCGCAAGGTCCTTCGGCAAAAAGGTGAATGCTACGTTAGCGATCATTGATAAGCGAAGACCTAAGGCCAACGTCTCCGAAGTAATGCATGTGATCGGGGAAATCGAGGGCAAAAACTGTATTCTTTTGGATGATATGATCGATACGGCCGGAACGATCTGTAAAGCCGCGGATGCTCTCCTGAAAAACGGAGCAAAGAGCGTATATTGCGCCGCGAGTCACGGAGTTCTTTCGGGGGAGGCAGTGGACAGATTGAATTCCACTCCTTTCGTAGAAGTCGTATTGTCCAATTCCATCGAAATTCCGGAATCCAAAAAGATTTCGAAATTAAAGACTCTTTCGGTCGCTCCGCTTTTTTCGGCGGCGATCCAGAGAATATCGACCAACCAATCGGTCAGCGATCTATTTATTTAG